A section of the Triticum dicoccoides isolate Atlit2015 ecotype Zavitan chromosome 7A, WEW_v2.0, whole genome shotgun sequence genome encodes:
- the LOC119333878 gene encoding MADS-box transcription factor 29-like, with translation MTAEGARALPHGSRAEWSKLPPHPTPVAADEASRQLRCVSGLQITTVSDLAWKNPQQELKKKRKATASDQPRAEEKGRGMADDDVSRRATFGERSGGLLTEAQELAALWEADVGVLVFDRAGKQMDYCSPHTSWSELMQRYQIITKGKFEGINHDDDRHQELLAEITRLRHERDRLEASVRRQTGDDLPPAATTDLGDLEQQVEYALGKVRVMKDKLLEQQLDESYHRVHILEEQNSFLRHMMSEEGRRRAAVEASAVVAELMAPMQPATLFGGFFPEVEEEGPSTSLRLWPRQFPGCGN, from the exons ATGACTGCTGAGGGTGCTCGCGCGCTGCCGCATGGGAGCAGAGCGGAGTGGTCAAAGCTACCACCCCACCCCACTCCTGTAGCCGCGGACGAAGCTTCCCGGCAATTGCGCTGCGTGTCAGGTCTTCA AATTACTACAGTTTCAGACTTGGCCTGGAAGAATCCCCAACAAGAActcaagaagaagaggaaagcaaccgCGTCCGATCAACCACGAG CAGAAGAGAAGGGGCGCGGGATGGCCGACGACGACGTCTCGCGGCGGGCCACCTTCGGCGAGCGCAGCGGCGGGCTGCTGACGGAGGCGCAGGAGCTCGCCGCGCTCTGGGAGGCGGACGTCGGCGTCCTCGTCTTCGACCGCGCCGGCAAGCAGATGGACTACTGCAGCCCCCACACCAG CTGGAGCGAGCTGATGCAACGCTACCAGATCATCACCAAAGGCAAGTTCGAGGGGATAAATCATGATGATGACCGCCATCAG GAGCTGTTGGCCGAAATCACAAGGTTGAGGCATGAGCGTGACCGCCTCGAGGCCAGCGTGAGGAGGCAGACCGGAGACGACCTGCCACCCGCCGCAACCACGGACCTCGGCGATCTGGAGCAGCAGGTAGAGTATGCACTGGGTAAAGTCCGTGTGATGAAG gataaaCTGTTGGAGCAGCAGCTGGACGAATCATACCACAGG GTGCACATCCtggaggagcagaacagcttccttCGCCACATG ATGAGCGAGGAGGGGCGGCGACGTGCTGCCGTGGAGGCgtcggcggtggtggcggagctcatGGCGCCGATGCAGCCGGCGACGCTGTTCGGGGGCTTCTtcccggaggtggaggaggaggggcCATCCACGtcgctccggctgtggccgcggcagtttcctggcTGTGGCAATTAA